The Vagococcus penaei genome includes the window CATACGATGATTGGTGCTGGTGGTGCTGAAGGAGCAATTGATGCATCTAATATTATGAAACCTGCCTTGGCGCGTGGTGAATTACAAACAATTGGAGCAACAACGCTCAATGAATACCAAAAATATATTGAAAAAGATGCTGCTTTAGAACGACGGTTTGCTAAAATATTAGTTGAAGAACCCACAACTGAAGAAACAGCAACCATGTTACAGGGGTTACGTCAGCGCTATGAACGATTCCATAATGTTGAAATTACAGATGAGGCAATTGGAGCAGCTGTTCAACTATCTCATCGTTATATCACTGAACGACAATTACCTGACAAGGCAATTGACTTGATCGATGAGGCGGCAGCCCGTGCAAAATTACGTATGGCTAATCAAGGGACACCATTTTCTGAGCAAGAAAAAGTTGTTCAACAATTACTGATAGAAAAAGAAGAAGCAATTAAACAACTAGATTTTGAAAAGGCACAAAAGATACGTCGTCAAGAAAAAACAGCAATCGATAAGCTAGATAAATTAGTCGCAAAACAAGAAGCCCAAAATAATGGTTATTTGACGCAAGTGACTGATGCTGATATTGCACATGTTGTGTCACAATGGACTGGTGTGCCGTTACGAGAAGTTGAGAAAACCGAAAGCACACGGTTGTTGGACTTAGAATCTGTTCTACATCAGCGTGTCGTTGGTCAAGATGAGGCAGTTACTGCGGTATCTAAAGCTATTCGTCGATCACGTAGTGGATTGAAAGATCCAAAACGTCCAATTGGTTCGTTTATGTTCTTAGGCCCAACCGGTGTTGGTAAAACAGAATTGGCCAAAACTTTGGCAGCTGAAATGTTTGGTTCTGAAGATGCTTTGATTCGAGTTGATATGTCTGAATTTATGGAAAAACATAGTACCAGTCGTTTAGTTGGTTCGCCTCCTGGTTACGTTGGACATGACGAGGGTGGTCAATTGACTGAAAAAATTCGTCAAAGACCATATTCTGTTATCTTATTTGATGAGATTGAAAAAGCTCATCCAGATGTGTTCAACGTGTTATTGCAAGTTCTGGATGATGGTCATTTGACTGATTCTAAGGGTCGTAAAGTTGATTTTAAAAATACTGTATTAGTTATGACATCTAACATTGGAGCGACAGCTTTACGTGACGAAAAAACAGTTGGTTTTGGTTCAACTGATGCGAAACACAATTATGACACAATGAAACGTCGTATCCTAGAGGAATTAAAGAAAGCTTTCCGCCCAGAGTTTTTAAATCGTGTGGATGAATCAGTAGTCTTCCATCCATTAAC containing:
- a CDS encoding ATP-dependent Clp protease ATP-binding subunit produces the protein MRDELFTQRVRDVLSYAQECARLTKQDMVGTEHILYGLAKEKKGIASKVLSLFDLDDERILDMIFEDIPYSSDEQPEIPENQLVPYSPRARQILKFAEDESKKLDATGIGTEHILLAMLNNEIISATQLLVTEGLFIPSVKSELLRRIGMTNDGSSMAKKRPKKEANSDEQTPMLNSLARDMTEMARRQKLDPVVGREIEVERLLQVLSRRTKNNPVLVGEPGVGKTAIVEGLAQKIVSGEVPQDMLNKRLMMLDMGTVIAGTKYRGEFEGRMKKMIDEIRTEGNIILFIDELHTMIGAGGAEGAIDASNIMKPALARGELQTIGATTLNEYQKYIEKDAALERRFAKILVEEPTTEETATMLQGLRQRYERFHNVEITDEAIGAAVQLSHRYITERQLPDKAIDLIDEAAARAKLRMANQGTPFSEQEKVVQQLLIEKEEAIKQLDFEKAQKIRRQEKTAIDKLDKLVAKQEAQNNGYLTQVTDADIAHVVSQWTGVPLREVEKTESTRLLDLESVLHQRVVGQDEAVTAVSKAIRRSRSGLKDPKRPIGSFMFLGPTGVGKTELAKTLAAEMFGSEDALIRVDMSEFMEKHSTSRLVGSPPGYVGHDEGGQLTEKIRQRPYSVILFDEIEKAHPDVFNVLLQVLDDGHLTDSKGRKVDFKNTVLVMTSNIGATALRDEKTVGFGSTDAKHNYDTMKRRILEELKKAFRPEFLNRVDESVVFHPLTKENIHDIVKIMSRSIVDRLAEQQITLKLTASAIDVISKEGFDPEYGARPIRRALQKEIEDRLSEALLTGEIQQGDTVTLGAKKGEIYYKTKKEVVMN